The genomic DNA GGAGAAAAACAATATAGCAGTTATAAAGGGTATAGCGAAGCGTTTCATAAATTAAAGGTAATAATGTGTAGATAAGAAACAACATGCTAATTGATAGCAGCAAGCTGTATTATATAAATTTTTCTCTGTCAACTTTATCTTATTGTATACAAGTTACATGCAATTTATTAATTTTTCTACTTTTAATTATAAAGTCCGTACAATAGCAGATAAGCATTATATTTTTGATATTATACGTAAAAAGTATGTGCGGCTGACTCCTGAAGAATGGACAAGGCAACATCTAGTACATTATTTGACCCAAGAACTATCATACCCTAAAGGCTTAATTAGAATAGAAAAACAAATACAAGGACACTATATTGTTAATAGACCTGATCTTGTTATTTATGATAGAATCGG from Candidatus Amoebophilus asiaticus 5a2 includes the following:
- a CDS encoding type I restriction enzyme HsdR N-terminal domain-containing protein, with the translated sequence MQFINFSTFNYKVRTIADKHYIFDIIRKKYVRLTPEEWTRQHLVHYLTQELSYPKGLIRIEKQIQGHYIVNRPDLVIYDRIGNPFLIAECKASHIPISDKVYSQLARYNRNLKAKLLVISNGQEYGCWKMSYDGLGHEILDTIPVFDSLV